Below is a genomic region from Methylobacterium sp. FF17.
GATCCGCCTCCCGATGCTCCCGGCCCCCCCGATAGCGCCGCGGAGCGGCGCCGCGACAGCGACAGAGCCCGAAGGATCCGGATGAACTGTCCGGCGCACGGACCGGACACCGGGTCGGGAACCCCGAGCCGGAAGACTTGGAGCGGAAGACGTGGACACGAAAAGGCCCGCCCCGGTGGTGCCGGGGCGGGCCGATGTCGTCAGCCTGTCGATCAGGCGGCCCTTACGGGTGGATGACCATCGCGGTGAACGGGTAGACGTAGGCCTGTAGCATCACGAGCACGCCGACGAGGCAGGCGAGCACGATGGAGTGCCAGAACACGAAGCGCAGGATCTTGCTCTCCTGGCCGAAATAGCCGGTGGCGGTGGAGGCGACGACGATCGACTGGGCGTCGATCATCTTGCCCATCACGCCGCCCGACGAGTTCGCCGAGGCCATGAGGATGCCCGAGAGGCCGAGCTGCTCCGAGGTGATCTTCTGGAGTCCGCCGAAGAGCACGTTCGAGGCCGTGTCCGATCCCGTCAGCGCGACGCCGAGCCAGCCGAGCAGGGTGCCGAAGAACGGATAGAGGATGCCGGTTCCGGCAAACGCCAGGCCGAGGGTGGCATCGACGCCCGCGTAGCGGGTGAGCACGCCGAGCGCCAGCATCGCCGCGATGGTGATGAGCGAGTAGCGCAGCACCCAGATCGTCTCGAGATAGGCCGTCACCAGCCGCCACGGCGAGAACCGCATGATCAGGCCGGAGAGGAGCGCCGCCAAGAGCACGCCGGTGCCGGTGTAGGACATGTAGGTGAAGGCGAAGACGGCGGCTTCCGGATGGGCGGTCGCCACCACCGGCGGCACCTTCATGATGACGTTGTGCAGGCCCGGCACCTCGTAGCGCCAGGTGAAGATCGGGTTGACGATGGCCTTGAACCAGCCCGTGCCCCAGATCGCCACGATCACCGAGAGGATGATCCACGGCACCCAGGCCATCAGGATCTCGCGGCTCGAGGCGGTGCGGGCACCGGCGGGGGTGGGCATCGCGCCGCCCTTGGCGGTGACGTAGCCGAGCGACGGGTCGTTGCCGCGCAGAGCCGGCGAGGTCCAGATCGTGGCCGGGCGCCAGTACTTCAGGAACAGCACCAGGGCGCCCATGGAGACGAGGGCGGCGCCGATGTCGACGATCCACGGGTTGACGTAGTTCGAGATGCCGAACTGGGCGAGTGCGAACGAACCGCCGCAGACGAGGATGGCGGGCCAGATCTGGAGCATGCCGCGAAAGCCGGCGAACACCCAGATGAGCCAGAACGGCACCAGCACGGAGAAGAACGGCAGCTGCCGGCCGATCATCGCGCCGAGGATGTAGGGGTCGTAGCCCGTCACCGAGGCGAGGCCCTGGATGGGCGCGCCGAGCGCTCCGTAGGCCACCGGCGCGGTGTTGGCGATGAGCGAGAGGCCGGAGGCGGCGAGCGGCGAGAAGCCGAGGCCGATCAGGATGGCGCCCGTCACCGCCACCGGGGTGCCGAAGCCGCCCGCGCCCTCGAAGAAGGCGCCGAAGGCGAAGGCCACGAGCAGGAGCTGGAGCCGCCGGTCCGTGGTGATGCCCGCCACCGATTGCTGCAGCGTGGCGAACCAGCCCTTCTCCACCGTCAGGCGGTAGAGGAAGATGACGTTGAGGATGATCCAACCGATGGGGAACAGGCCGAGCGCGATGCCGTAGCCGGAGGCGCGCAGGGCGAGATCACCCGGCATGCCGAACAGGAAGACGGCGACGCAGAAGGCCAACACCAGGGAGAGTACGGCGGCGATATGGGCCTGCACCTTGCCGCTCGCGATCATGCCAAGCAGGGCGATGACCGGCAGCGAGGCCGCCAGGGTAGAGAGCCAGGCATTCCCGAACGGGTCGTAGACCTGATTCCAAGTGGTGATTGTATTCACGGGCGCCGTACTCCTCCGGGTCGAGCCCGATCTCACGCCGGGCCTTGTTGCGTTGCTAGCAGAGCCGTAAGGGCGGCTCAACGCGGTTAATCATGTATTCAGAGGGTGTTGCAGGGCGGCCTCCGCTCCACGGGCGGTGCGCCGGGCCGAAGTCCCTTGCGTGATCGGCGCACAGGGCCGGAACATGACTCCCTGCGACCCGTTCCCTGCCGGACGATCCTTCTGACCTCTCCGGAGTACAACCCTATGTTCATGCGCGTCGACCAACTCCAAGCCGAGCTTCCCGCGCCGAAGCGCAAAGATCCCAATGCCGCCGCGGCCCTGCAGGAACTGCTCGGCGGCAAGTATGGCGAGATGTCGACGCTGGGGAACTACATGTTCCAGAGCTTCAACTTCCGTAGCAAGTCTAAGCTGCGCCCGTTTTATAGCCTGGTGGCCGCGATCACGGCCGAGGAACTCGGCCATGTCGAGCTCGTCAGCAACGGCGTCGCGATGCTCAACAACGGCCCCGACAACGACGGCGACACCCAGGATGGCGGCGACATCTCGGGCGCGCCCTTCGAGGACATGAAGGACATTCGCCTCGCGGCGGCCTTCCTGTCCAACGGCGGCGGCGTGACCCCGGTCAATTCCAACGGCGCTTCCTGGAACAACGATTTCATCACCACCACCGGCAACGTGGTGGTCGATCTGCTGCACAACTTCCATCTCGAATGCGGCGCGCGCCTGCATAAGCTTCGCGTCTACGAGACCCTGACCGATCCGACCGGCCGCGAAGTCTGTGGCTACCTGCTCGTGCGCGGTTCCGTCCACGCCCACGCCTACGCCCTGGCGCTCAAGAAGATCACCGGCGTGGAGATCGAGAAGTTCCTGCCGACCCCGAACATCAACCTCGACAAGATCCCGGAGTGCCAGAAATACCTGCAGGAGGGCTCGCACCGCCGGCTCTACACCTTCAGCCCGAGCGACTACAAAGAGATGGCCGGGATCTGGGGCAACGGCGAGGTGGCGCTTCCGGGCGACCCGCCGGGCGAGCTCACCGTGGTCGAGGGCATGCCCGACGGCGGCAAGATCCACCAGCTCACCGGCGTCCCCTCCGCCTTCACCCCGGACTACGCCCCGGAGGAGATGTTCGAGATCGCCGCGAAGCTGACGAAGAAGGCCCGCTGAGGCGCTCGTCTCCGGCCTGATTCAGGGGCGGCTCCTTCGGGGGCCGCCTTTTCGTTTGCGTGCGGGCCGGCGTTCGATCCGGCTGGCGTGGTCAACTCCCACGCCGGCCCGCACCACTGCCCGCGTCACTGCGCCGGCGAAGTCCGCGCGGTGAGCTTGTTTCCATCCGGGTCGCGAAGATACGCGACGAAGGCCCCGTTCGGACGCTCCGCGGGCGGGCTCTCGATCGCCATGCCCCCATGCGCGGTGCCGGCCTCATGCCACGCCAGAACGTGATCGCGGCTGGTCGCGGCGAGACCGATGGTCCCGCCGTTGGCGGCGGTCGCCGGCTGGCCGTCGATGGGTGTCGTGATCATCAGCCGACCGCCCGCGTAGGCGTAGATCAGCCGGCCCCTGGCATCCATCTCGCCGGGCTCGCCGCCCAGCGCGACGAACGTGGCATCGTAGAAGCGCCGGGCCTGCTCCAGGTCGTTGCTGCCGATCATGACGTGGGTGAACATGGTGTCTCTCCGCAACAGGGGCAGCACGTGACCGCCGCGCACGGCAGCCCTTTTGAGGTGCGCCGTTCGGAAGCCCCGGCGCGCGTCGGCACGTCCGGTCCCCTAGAACGCGCCCCGCGACGCCCGCCACAGGCGCCAGAGCCGGCGCCAGCGCGGCATCTCGA
It encodes:
- a CDS encoding L-lactate permease, giving the protein MTTWNQVYDPFGNAWLSTLAASLPVIALLGMIASGKVQAHIAAVLSLVLAFCVAVFLFGMPGDLALRASGYGIALGLFPIGWIILNVIFLYRLTVEKGWFATLQQSVAGITTDRRLQLLLVAFAFGAFFEGAGGFGTPVAVTGAILIGLGFSPLAASGLSLIANTAPVAYGALGAPIQGLASVTGYDPYILGAMIGRQLPFFSVLVPFWLIWVFAGFRGMLQIWPAILVCGGSFALAQFGISNYVNPWIVDIGAALVSMGALVLFLKYWRPATIWTSPALRGNDPSLGYVTAKGGAMPTPAGARTASSREILMAWVPWIILSVIVAIWGTGWFKAIVNPIFTWRYEVPGLHNVIMKVPPVVATAHPEAAVFAFTYMSYTGTGVLLAALLSGLIMRFSPWRLVTAYLETIWVLRYSLITIAAMLALGVLTRYAGVDATLGLAFAGTGILYPFFGTLLGWLGVALTGSDTASNVLFGGLQKITSEQLGLSGILMASANSSGGVMGKMIDAQSIVVASTATGYFGQESKILRFVFWHSIVLACLVGVLVMLQAYVYPFTAMVIHP
- a CDS encoding manganese catalase family protein — protein: MFMRVDQLQAELPAPKRKDPNAAAALQELLGGKYGEMSTLGNYMFQSFNFRSKSKLRPFYSLVAAITAEELGHVELVSNGVAMLNNGPDNDGDTQDGGDISGAPFEDMKDIRLAAAFLSNGGGVTPVNSNGASWNNDFITTTGNVVVDLLHNFHLECGARLHKLRVYETLTDPTGREVCGYLLVRGSVHAHAYALALKKITGVEIEKFLPTPNINLDKIPECQKYLQEGSHRRLYTFSPSDYKEMAGIWGNGEVALPGDPPGELTVVEGMPDGGKIHQLTGVPSAFTPDYAPEEMFEIAAKLTKKAR
- a CDS encoding VOC family protein; this encodes MFTHVMIGSNDLEQARRFYDATFVALGGEPGEMDARGRLIYAYAGGRLMITTPIDGQPATAANGGTIGLAATSRDHVLAWHEAGTAHGGMAIESPPAERPNGAFVAYLRDPDGNKLTARTSPAQ